ATCACAAAAGCTGGTAAAAATAgccatttaatgaaaaaaatctttttgctttaaaaactacataataaattaaataaaaattttcgctataaaaaatataaaataaaacaaaaaaaaatttctattagcGGTTCTTAACAATGTGTTTATGGATTGCGGCAGCTTTTTTTGATGGTTGAAAAAGatgactttttaaaagtttcatataaCCGTCATTTTGATGGTTCGATAAATTTTCATAGTCATAACTTTTGAGTGCTAATATAAATctgataaaatttgaaatctattaataaaaataaatttagtttaaaacagTAGTAGTACAAATCTCAGTAAGTTGTTTCGCCCTCACATTTAGGGTTAGAGGGGCTCAAGTTTTAGGCCTTTGTTcccaatataacaaaaattgccCTTTGAAATAAACATACCCAAGTTTGAAGTTTGCTCCATATCTGaaactttattctttaaaataaaaaaaccctgCTGAAATTAAAGGAAAGCTTTTATTTGACAGTTAAAGATTcttttaagacttttttaattttatttttacttacggttaggttttttaaacttttgttataaataaatttgcaaaaagtttttttttaaaattcatgaCTAAGGTAAACACTTTTTGAAGCTGAGATTAGCATTTTTGAAAAGAGGTTATCATTATATTTAAGatcattgaaactttttttgcaataaGAATTTTTGCTTGGGTGACCTTATCTTTTACAAAGCTATCAACTGGCttcattttataaaaccatCATATAAATGAAAATAGATTTTCAATTGCAAGAATTTTATCAAGTCTTAAAACTCGAAGATTCTCATAAGCACGAATTTCATGATTTTTCAGACATTAACGCTTTTTTTGTCTGTTCTAACGGACGGATGCGTTTCGACGGACACATCTGCGCGACGTTTTGTAAACGTTGTACCAACATCTACTGGTGTATGCTCGATAATTTCTCATTAGTTATACTATTAAGacacaataaatttatttattttttaaattttcgaaatcGACAAATGCCATGTTCGATTTTGGgaaaatctttttctttgacaaagttttttcttaattctaTTTGTTTAACGATATCTGTAAACTCGATATCCCAATTCAAACCGTAAAACGGATTGTTTTACGGTTCCCAATTCAAACCGTAAAACGAATATTTAATTGCGACTAGATATTAGCTTGAAATTGTAAAAGTTTAGGATTTTAGGGGGTATCAATCTGTTGTGTGTAGCATTTTACTTCAatttatgtgattttttttaatgttaataaactattttagatatttgtgTGAGTTCATTTACTACACGTCATTAAATATGCATCGCGCCCCGACGTTATTTATTCACATACCCACACTGGACGAAGACGTtacattagaaaaaattgtttctacGCTCATAAATATAGTGCAACTTTGTATGGTGCAGGTGccatttgcaaaatgtttgTAATTGGAGAATTTTTTACATGTTTGTTAAACAAGTATTTCTTTGTTGATATTAAAAATCTCACGTCTCATTTCTTTTATCTCACGGCTTTTAATCGTAACCGATtgctaagtttttaaatttaaagtattttaagtataaaaatgttatatacaaGTTGGAATTAAAGAGGGGTCTAGGGGCATAACCCCTTCTCATAAGAAGAGTATGCTACCCTAATTGATAAAgtacaaacaaatttaaaaaaacggtaacttaaaataattgttttatattttcttaaaatagtCATATTAAATTAGTCAAAGCTGTTCATGAATGTTTGTATagcattttgaaatattttatattgtgttATGATTTGTTGTTTGCTTGAGTTTTATTTATTCGTAAATGCTTGTCACTGACGGTTCATAAACATAAAATGATGTGGTGTGATAGCACGGTAACGATGTGGGTTTTTTGACAGCCTAAAATCAATGGATCCTTTCGGAACTCCGTCTCGTtggattttttgctttttcagaGTTCGAGAGAAATCGAGAAACTTCGacgaagttttaaaaaagtatcaattttttactagtaaaataattaaattcttattttatttctacgCGGCTTTTACAACAGTTCTTGTAAATGTAAGTGCTCTCTTTGTTCAATAACAACACTAACTTACATTGCAAAGTAATTGGTAATCACAGTGGGCCAGGTGGTGGTGTAAAAATCCTCAAAAACAAGCTTATTCTATTCAAAGCCATATAATAGATACTCACCCCCTACAATTTGGATTCAATGCTAACTGTTCAACGCTACATGCTGAATTTCTAATTAGcgaaacaattaaacattacAATAGCAACAATTCACCTGTATACCTATGCTCTTTAGATGtagaaaaagcttttgatagctGCAACTGGAATATCctatttgataaattatatttcGATAAAAAATTACCACTCTGTATAGTTAACACTATCTCTTCGTTATATTACAATAGTAGTGCAACAGTCTCATATCAAGGTTGTAAATCAAACTCCTTTCTTCTAAAGCAAGGAGTAAGACAAGGATCGATTCTTTTACCTCAcctatataatatttacactgAAAGTCTTCTTGAAACTATTACAAATCAAGGAATTGTTGGCACATCGATATATGGTAACTTCACTGGTGTGGTGGCATATGCGGATGATATCATACTTTTAAGCTCTACCCTCTCTGGTCTCAAAAAGctgataaaaacatgcaatatttacagtaatttaaattgtattaaaataaatgccGAAAAAACTGAATTCTCGATTTCAGGTAAAGCACAAATACAAACCAATACGATAACGATAtctagtaataaaataaatcttcagAATAAACTTAGACATCTGGGATTCACATGGGATACTAAACATTCAACTTTTGCTTCACTCAATAATacaaatgttgatgaaaaaatttcaaactttagaGCTGTGGttcaaactcttattcaatctggaatccggTTTGCCCACCCAAGTtctatttcttatatatataaattattggcAGTCCCTACCTTAACTTATGGTATGGAGATATGTGAAAATAATTCTGATTTGATGAAAAAGCTAGATGTAATTGGAAGGAGTGCactaaaatcgtttttaaatgtttcaaaacacaGTAAGAACTATACAAATTCGCTATTTAAAATCcaggaaatttcaaaaagtattcaacaaaataaattaaacttgtttcttcgtcttcttaataataaaataacttcagACATTATCTTTTCACAACTGAAACACCCCTTATTTAAACATTCGTTTGTTGGCGATATTCAGGACCTATGCCGTTTTCGGatgctaaattttcaaaacttaattcaaaataaaaagaagataaaaatagcACTTTCTAAAAGTGAAATTCCCTCCGAAGTTGAACAAACTTTGAAACATGCAATAGAGTGCTGGAATGCGAAAGAGCAAAGaggaatttttaaacaaattctggaagaaaaaattcttaagtgaaaatcacgagaaataactttcttatttttctatttttaccttgtaaattacattgggtgttaaataaatgaaataataataataaatcatacTCTTACTTTTCCATtgtattatttcaaaaactcttGAGTATAATAGTATCtttttaaattcacaaaaatCAATTGCGGCATAATGTAATACCTTTTTTCtgtcaaaaaagcaaaaaaaaaattaattttttagcagagattttttaatttttaaagaattttaattttttagtaaacagtaataaaataTGCTTATGTGATATTAGTTAATATACTTTAACTATTCAATAGtttacttttgcaaaaaaagaaatattcagTCAAGAtcattatttacaatatatacaaaaactGGTCTTAAAATAACGAGGTAATTTGCGAACAtgtataatacttttattttgtacaagTAGTGTCTTATGATCTAAATAATTTTGTCCGCCATAAGTCTTAAATCCGGCCCACTGTGCATTGTGGCAAAATTGCGTAATAAAATGTTATCAGTGATAACAAGCGATAATAATTAGTGTTTAATTATACTTACCTGCttgattaaataacttaaaatgtgATAACTTAttacaatcaaaataaaattaaaaacaaatatctgaGGTCATAatcaaattgataatttttctttcatagaGAAAAATGATTTCGGAAGCGTTGTGGTAAATAATGAAAATGTCCAGGATGCAGCACAAACGGCCTAATTGGGTACGTCAAAAGTTGCgagaaaatagatttaaaaacatcCAGTTCCAACCAGTTTTGACTAAGATATCGTTAAACTATCTTCTTACCAAGTTGACAGCTCGTGATGGATATTTTATTAGGTCCATAACTCAATCTAAAACACTAAGaatgctttttgaaaattataggCATAGTTTGCCCAAGTCAGCGTCAACAATTTCAGGAAAAATTAGGATGTTTCATGCTGAAGCCAAATACTTAATGATCACTGAATTGGCTGCGTTGAAAGCAAAAGGAGAAAAATTTGGAATAACAGGTGACGAATGGTGTAGCAATAGAGGTAAAAGATACTagaatttaaatgttcatcacGACAGAACGTATTGTTTAGCAACGGTGAGATTGCCATATCCTAGTTCTGCcgaaacattaaacattttgataacgaaaaaattaaaagcatttggTATAGATAGTGAAATATTGCAGGTACGGACGGCAGAAGGTGAATGATGAAATTAGGTACCATATTTAAGCACCGCGGAAGGGCATTTAACTCAAAGTTTACGCCTTTTTCCTAACCGATGCCGGTTAGAAAGCAATTAATAAGATAAAacttgttcattaaaaaattgtgaaaaaaacagttgagaaaaaaaaaaaaaaaatactattctttaaataaaagcGTTTAGGAAATTTGGAAATGCAAGGAGAACATAGAGCTTACTTTAGAGAACAGAGGGATCTATTTGactattttaaaactttcttctaGTAATCCCGCGTTACAAAAGTTATTTGTAACGCGGTATTACTAGAggaaagttttaaaatagtCATTAGGGATTACTTTGACAATTTGGTAACATTGAtatgtgttttaaataataagcatttaagattttttgttgcattttatttAATCGCATATTTCAGATTTGGGGTAACATTGGCAGGAATGCTTAAATCATCGCATGGGCCAAGCAAAATGGAAATTAAGcagaaagttaaaatttacacCTAATAATGTTGCATAATACTGGTAAGTATCTAACATCAATAGAAAAGTTTGTGActggtttaaaacaaataagttgttactaaatattgttaaaacaaaatgaacACATTTTTATCCAACTTCTATAATAGATATTATTGCCTAAAAGCATAAGAATAATGTTTAAAGCAtatgctttaaataaacacagttCACAGTTTAAACTGTTTCTTTTTCATTCATTGCTTTATAAGTTATGCAAATGTTGCCTGGGGTAATACCAATAAATCTAAATTGTTACTATTTTATCTtcagcagaagcatgttgctcattgctaatcaattttaaaaatgatttacttaTGTCAAACCTTCcttatctgaaataaaaattcctaaaatttatcagctgaatattttaatatactcttttttatgtgtaaatttaaaattcactcATCTTCTATTTCTCTCCATAACCTATATGGTTTTAAAggtaagataaatttattttaagaaatgataatataaataggcaacatttttctaaaatcaactttaaaaaggCATGTATTTCATTTCGaagagcattttttttaaacataatagtttttaaaaattttggtatttcctttgaatataattacttttcatttaataaaaattcaaacaaaattattttatcttttaagacatttatttatttattaatttaatattttccaaATGAAAGATTGGGATTGACGAGCGGGAACTTATTATGACACAATGTATGAACTATGTATTGGATGTTTTTTTGTAGAACAATGTATAGGATTTTTTGTAGAACTTTATAgattttgtaaaactttgtaGATTTTGTAGAAATTTGTAGATTTTTAAGGAACTTTTGTAGATTTTATGTAGAActatgtaaaaagattttttgtagaACTTTGTAGAAAGATTTTTTGTAGAACTTATACATTGGATGTTTTGTAGAACTTATGTATTGGATGTTTTGTAGAAGCATCTATTGGatgtttttttgtagaattaacTTTGACATAGTAAGACTAAAAAATGAATTCTTTAATGAACGTGAAAATGAATACGAAACTggagattttaataaaaaatatttatcgaTTTTAGGAATTAAATCTaagtataataacaaaataactaaGTGTCACCGAATATTCGGTGACACttagttattttgttattatacttagtttttattcataaaagtgttttaactatAGTCTTGTATAAAAGTCATACTCATCAAACTAttcaaaaagattgcaaaaataACAAGCTTAGGTATATCTTGCATTTCTCAGGTAATTTTAATAGTTGTTATAGATAGATATAGCGCAAAGGAATTACaacttaataagaaaaatatttttaatacaatctGAACTTAAAGCATGGTTTAACTTTAATGGGAATGTCAGTTATTCGGTGGCTTTTTTAATTGGGAAGCGGAATAAATGTGAATTTCATCAGGGCCGTCTTAAGGCCATCGGGGGCCCTAGGCTAGACTTAATTTGGGGGCCCCCTTTTtccttagtaaaaaaattaaatcaaatactAAAATAGGAAACATTTATTAAAGCAATGATAAAATTTACATGTGACGTTTACgtgatttttttcttgaaaattctttaataatatcatcaaaatcaATGGTTAAAAGAACATCTGATTCAATTGACATTAACGACAAACAGTTCAATCTTTCTTGCAGCATGGTTGAGCGGagttcattttttataagttttagttttgaaaatgatCGCTCGCCAGTGCAATTTGAGACCATCATTGACAGAAAAATTCTAAGGGAAATTTCAATATTTGGAAAAGTTGATTCCAAGTGGTCTCTTTTTAATGTTGAGTAAAATTCTGTAAATGAATGTTCATCTTTtgaaatgtaatatttaaattgctGGCActcaaaaaaaagtgtattttcaTTTATGTCCTTCTTATAAATTTGTGCTAGGTTTGAACAATGATCTTTTAGTTCAACATTGGCAATTGTTTGAATGTTTACTAGAAATCCGAAATTGTCATTGATCTTCTCATATGCTGATgttcttttttctaaatttgatgTTAGTGAATCAATAACAGGAAGGTATGTTTCACCATCAAAGAAGGCCATACGTCggcttcttttttttgttctttctgAAGAATCTCTGTAGTCAGTGTTTGGAAGCAAGATTTTGGCTTTTTCCTGGTAATTCTCAAATTGACTCCTCAAATCTTTAATGAAATGCAAAAATGACTTTAGAATCCGAACTGCAACATCCaggtttaaattttctttctgTAAAATCTTCGATGTTTCATTAAAATGACAAAGAATATCATTCCAGAAAATTGTCAGAAAAACAATCTCAAAAGTGTTCATTTTCGTGATGAGATTTTGAGCATCATTTTGAGTTTCTTTTGACTGACTTATGTCCTTGATCAAAAATTCAAGTGCTTTTTTAATCTCATCATAACTGTCATGCAGACAAGTCACAGCATCTGCACGTGCTGACCATCGAGTTCTAGAAAGCtgtttgacaatttttttgccTTTGCCAACAAAAGACAGAAGCACTTGCCAACGATGAGTTGATGCAGAAAAAAAGTTGTAGAGGCATTGaacaaagtcaaaaaaaataattgcttctAAACAACATCCAGCTGCACTGTTGCCAACCAGATTTAAAGAATGTCCAGCACAAGGAATAAACAATGCTGACTCACTTTTGTCTTTAATCCTCTTTTGTAGGCCTGAGTACTGCCCTGCCATATTTGATGCATTAT
This portion of the Hydra vulgaris chromosome 13, alternate assembly HydraT2T_AEP genome encodes:
- the LOC136089662 gene encoding uncharacterized protein LOC136089662 — its product is MAGQYSGLQKRIKDKSESALFIPCAGHSLNLVGNSAAGCCLEAIIFFDFVQCLYNFFSASTHRWQVLLSFVGKGKKIVKQLSRTRWSARADAVTCLHDSYDEIKKALEFLIKDISQSKETQNDAQNLITKMNTFEIVFLTIFWNDILCHFNETSKILQKENLNLDVAVRILKSFLHFIKDLRSQFENYQEKAKILLPNTDYRDSSERTKKRSRRMAFFDGETYLPVIDSLTSNLEKRTSAYEKINDNFGFLVNIQTIANVELKDHCSNLAQIYKKDINENTLFFECQQFKYYISKDEHSFTEFYSTLKRDHLESTFPNIEISLRIFLSMMVSNCTGERSFSKLKLIKNELRSTMLQERLNCLSLMSIESDVLLTIDFDDIIKEFSRKKSRKRHM